A single region of the Thermodesulfatator atlanticus DSM 21156 genome encodes:
- a CDS encoding PD-(D/E)XK nuclease domain-containing protein: LIDEYDKPILDNIHKPELAAEIREELKNFYSVLKDADPYLKFCFLTGVTKFSKVSIFSGLNNLEDITISPDYATICGYTQEEFENTFADRLEGINLSEVRRWYNGYSWLGEPVYNPFDILLFLRSYDFRPYWFETGTPTFLIKLLTERKFFIPELERLEVGEELLESFEIESIKPETILFQTGYLTIENLEYVLGKKRIYKLRYPNLEVRSAFSEHLLNYFVQDLRTKVQNEIRLARILESGKVEDLIDIFRAFFASIPHDWYRKTELAGYEGFYASIFYCYFAALGLDVRVEDVTNQGRLDMAVLFEGRCYLFEFKVVEDEPEGKALLQLKEKRYWEKYKGECKKIWLIGVEFSKRKRNIVSFEVEEIS, encoded by the coding sequence TCCTTATCGACGAATACGACAAACCCATCCTTGATAACATCCACAAGCCCGAACTAGCCGCAGAAATACGCGAAGAGTTAAAAAACTTCTATTCCGTACTCAAAGACGCAGACCCTTATCTCAAGTTTTGCTTCCTCACCGGCGTTACCAAGTTTTCCAAGGTTTCGATCTTTTCAGGCTTAAATAACCTGGAAGACATAACCATTTCCCCTGATTACGCCACCATCTGTGGCTACACCCAAGAAGAATTTGAAAACACCTTTGCCGACCGCCTGGAAGGAATTAATCTTTCTGAGGTGCGTCGCTGGTATAACGGCTACTCCTGGCTTGGCGAGCCTGTTTACAATCCCTTCGACATTCTGCTCTTTCTGCGAAGTTATGATTTTAGGCCCTACTGGTTTGAGACCGGCACACCGACTTTTCTCATAAAGCTTCTTACCGAGAGAAAGTTTTTTATACCTGAACTTGAACGCCTGGAAGTTGGCGAAGAACTCTTAGAAAGTTTTGAAATAGAGTCTATCAAGCCCGAAACTATTTTATTTCAGACGGGTTATCTCACCATCGAAAATCTAGAATACGTACTCGGCAAAAAACGCATTTATAAGCTTCGATATCCTAATCTTGAGGTCAGATCTGCCTTTTCCGAACATCTTCTCAATTATTTTGTGCAGGACTTACGCACTAAGGTGCAGAATGAAATTCGGCTTGCCCGTATCCTTGAATCCGGAAAAGTAGAAGACTTGATAGATATTTTTCGCGCTTTTTTTGCCTCGATACCGCACGATTGGTATCGGAAAACGGAGCTTGCGGGATACGAGGGCTTTTACGCGAGCATTTTTTACTGCTACTTTGCGGCGCTTGGCTTAGACGTGCGGGTGGAAGACGTCACTAACCAGGGCCGCCTGGACATGGCGGTGCTTTTTGAGGGCAGGTGTTATCTCTTTGAGTTTAAGGTGGTGGAGGATGAGCCAGAAGGTAAAGCACTTTTGCAGCTAAAAGAGAAGCGCTACTGGGAGAAGTATAAGGGCGAGTGCAAAAAGATCTGGCTTATCGGGGTTGAGTTCAGCAAGCGCAAGCGGAACATCGTTTCTTTTGAGGTGGAAGAGATTTCCTGA
- a CDS encoding RIFT barrel domain-containing protein encodes MNPKIILKNISIKQPVSIGVPVKKGELKDTSGLSLVKGSKNYPAQFKALSCWPDKSIKWLLVDFIADQEGTYEITKASSKTNEIVPHIPKIPYKINIIGKKGHTISFKPDKFSFVEHGPVKWVFLRENQIVSRKQDVVLNIFEYLTFYPLLNCYRLDITIRNPRRAKHKGGYWDLGDPGSIYLKDFSLIFEIPKEKFLIKTEPTNAPVKAKKFSLYQESSGGENWLSRNHVNRLGEVPIRMRGFLFAYDDNETYGLRANPVIRSENFSLAVKEFWQNFPKVISYDGTFLRVGLFPEEFPDLHEIQGGEQKTHTIFFAEQDLDFTWVNDLPNIYLDPDYIKQTCAIFCFLPSEELPSLYKEMIESAVAGPTSFFAKREIIDEFGWRNFGDIYADHENVFNKGKKPIISHYNNQYDLIYSCLVQFLSSASEDWFILADALARHVYDIDIYHTNEDKPAYNNGLFWHTFHYVDAYRSTHRCYSKDAGIVGGGPSNEHLYSSGLLLHYFLTGDPRSKEAVISFAEHVIDMDKPYKIFAWFDKTPSGLATQTRDPWYHGPGRGAGNSINCLLDAFLLTHEKRYLLKAEEFIRRSIHPEDNQDELGLLNPEERWSYTVFLQVLGKYLLLKKEWEEFDFMFSYARASLIHYARWMAEKEYFYLDKPELLEYPTETWAAQEIRKAEVFNLAAYFTNNNEEKELFRAKAKYFYEISLKRLLSFPTWHYTRPLAIILQSGFSYPWFKQARPEKWPEKKYNFGKPQVFIPQKIKIKRFLSLKWVIRANKRSI; translated from the coding sequence GTGAACCCCAAAATTATCCTTAAAAACATTTCGATCAAGCAACCTGTATCCATAGGTGTTCCCGTTAAAAAGGGAGAGTTGAAAGATACTTCCGGGCTTTCCCTGGTAAAAGGATCTAAAAACTATCCCGCCCAGTTTAAGGCACTCTCCTGTTGGCCTGATAAAAGTATAAAATGGCTGCTAGTTGACTTTATTGCCGACCAGGAAGGGACATATGAAATCACCAAGGCTTCTTCAAAAACTAATGAAATTGTGCCTCACATCCCAAAAATTCCTTACAAAATAAATATTATCGGCAAAAAGGGCCATACAATCTCTTTTAAACCTGACAAATTTTCCTTTGTAGAACATGGCCCAGTGAAGTGGGTCTTCTTAAGGGAAAACCAAATCGTTTCTCGCAAACAGGACGTAGTTCTTAATATCTTTGAATATTTGACGTTTTATCCCCTTTTAAACTGCTATCGCCTGGATATCACAATCAGGAATCCCAGACGAGCTAAACACAAAGGCGGCTATTGGGATTTAGGGGACCCTGGTTCAATCTATCTGAAAGATTTTTCGCTTATTTTCGAAATTCCGAAGGAAAAATTCCTAATAAAAACAGAACCAACAAACGCACCAGTTAAAGCAAAAAAATTTAGCCTTTACCAGGAGTCAAGTGGTGGAGAGAACTGGCTTTCTCGCAATCATGTCAACCGTTTGGGAGAAGTCCCTATCCGTATGAGAGGCTTTTTATTCGCCTACGATGATAACGAGACTTACGGTTTAAGGGCAAATCCTGTCATAAGAAGCGAAAACTTTTCCCTTGCAGTTAAGGAATTTTGGCAAAATTTCCCTAAAGTTATTTCTTATGATGGTACTTTTTTGCGCGTAGGCCTTTTTCCTGAGGAGTTCCCTGATTTACACGAAATACAAGGCGGAGAACAAAAAACTCATACCATCTTTTTTGCGGAGCAAGACCTTGATTTTACCTGGGTGAATGATCTGCCAAACATTTATCTTGATCCTGATTATATCAAACAAACATGTGCTATTTTTTGTTTTTTACCCTCTGAAGAACTGCCATCTCTTTATAAAGAAATGATAGAAAGTGCTGTTGCTGGCCCTACTTCATTTTTTGCCAAAAGAGAGATTATCGATGAGTTTGGCTGGCGCAATTTCGGAGACATCTATGCTGACCATGAAAACGTCTTTAATAAAGGGAAAAAGCCGATCATCTCTCATTATAACAACCAATACGACCTGATCTACAGTTGCTTGGTTCAATTTTTAAGTTCTGCCAGTGAAGACTGGTTTATATTAGCTGATGCTTTAGCGCGTCATGTTTATGATATCGACATATACCATACTAACGAAGACAAACCAGCTTATAACAATGGCCTTTTCTGGCATACTTTTCACTATGTAGATGCTTATCGCTCAACCCATCGTTGCTACTCAAAAGACGCAGGCATTGTAGGTGGAGGGCCCTCAAACGAACATCTTTATTCTTCAGGACTTCTTTTACATTATTTTTTAACAGGAGATCCACGCTCAAAAGAAGCGGTAATTTCCTTTGCAGAACATGTCATTGATATGGACAAACCTTACAAAATCTTTGCCTGGTTTGACAAAACTCCAAGCGGCCTGGCTACCCAAACAAGAGATCCCTGGTATCACGGGCCAGGACGTGGTGCTGGCAATTCCATCAATTGTCTTCTCGATGCCTTTTTGCTTACCCATGAAAAGCGTTATCTTCTTAAAGCTGAAGAATTTATTCGCCGCTCTATTCACCCTGAAGATAATCAAGACGAACTAGGGCTTTTGAATCCAGAGGAAAGATGGTCTTATACGGTTTTTCTACAAGTCCTCGGCAAGTATCTTTTGCTTAAAAAGGAATGGGAAGAATTTGACTTTATGTTTTCTTATGCCAGAGCAAGCCTTATCCATTACGCGCGTTGGATGGCAGAAAAAGAGTATTTTTATTTAGATAAACCCGAACTTTTAGAATATCCCACGGAGACATGGGCGGCACAAGAAATACGCAAGGCGGAAGTTTTCAACTTAGCCGCATATTTTACAAATAACAACGAAGAAAAAGAGTTATTCCGCGCAAAAGCTAAGTATTTTTATGAAATATCGTTAAAAAGGCTTCTTAGCTTTCCTACCTGGCATTATACCAGGCCGCTTGCTATAATTTTGCAAAGTGGTTTTAGCTACCCCTGGTTTAAGCAAGCACGTCCTGAAAAATGGCCCGAGAAAAAATACAATTTCGGCAAACCTCAAGTATTTATTCCCCAAAAAATAAAAATAAAGCGATTTTTATCCCTTAAGTGGGTGATTAGGGCAAACAAACGTTCGATATAG
- a CDS encoding pilus assembly PilX N-terminal domain-containing protein translates to MFNNKAYILISVLGFILVFMVLGAAVTQMVTADTNLQINLKHSKQALAAAEAGVQRILGLIANNKLDSYCTKVNTDNYTCNGTLSDNMNYLANIDLANSTIEAQGFFVDSTYSIYVEFKKGRDFYSFAVNGKFDISDFSSVGKGENWSDNTTVGVKEIDQTLAEDMRNKNFDIEIRSDLDLPRVSDINVNLWKPNSSSCDYGDFSSDITISANLIDKNGDGKVVVCANNLSLDDSLIYFQNDLIIFAEGDINFTRNTTLKKRTGSDADLTIISLGKMNFDDNSNIDFAGADAGYNILLYAKEGIESDDTTGQWISISGNQNTDRISNVFILTPDKVEVDRDLIDDTAKTRNDVNFIIWADKGIESTNGGFDISGSSDTERNFSIIVADGDANFDRWQYTGSETRAGLTYEKIVNYCNSTDIPEFYRNIYCELKDQIENGDGKKIKIISWRVE, encoded by the coding sequence CTGCAGACACTAATCTTCAGATTAATTTAAAACATTCAAAACAGGCTTTAGCAGCTGCAGAAGCAGGGGTTCAAAGAATTCTTGGATTAATTGCTAATAATAAACTTGATAGCTATTGTACAAAAGTTAATACAGACAATTATACTTGTAATGGGACTTTAAGTGACAACATGAATTATCTGGCTAATATTGATCTTGCTAATAGTACAATTGAAGCACAGGGTTTTTTTGTGGATTCTACTTATTCTATTTATGTTGAGTTTAAAAAGGGTAGAGACTTTTATTCTTTTGCTGTTAATGGAAAGTTTGATATTTCAGATTTTAGTAGTGTAGGTAAAGGAGAGAACTGGTCCGATAACACTACGGTAGGAGTAAAAGAGATAGATCAGACCCTTGCGGAAGATATGAGAAATAAGAATTTTGATATAGAGATAAGAAGTGATTTAGATTTGCCCAGAGTTTCTGATATTAACGTTAATTTATGGAAGCCTAATTCTAGTAGTTGTGATTATGGAGATTTTTCTAGTGATATTACTATTAGTGCTAATTTAATAGACAAAAATGGTGATGGGAAAGTGGTAGTTTGTGCTAATAATCTTTCTTTAGATGATAGTCTTATTTATTTCCAAAATGATCTGATTATTTTTGCGGAAGGAGATATCAATTTTACTAGAAATACTACTCTTAAAAAAAGAACTGGTTCCGATGCGGATCTAACTATTATTTCTTTAGGAAAAATGAATTTTGATGATAATAGTAATATAGATTTTGCTGGTGCTGATGCTGGATATAATATTTTATTATATGCTAAAGAGGGAATTGAGAGTGATGATACTACTGGTCAATGGATTTCTATATCTGGAAATCAAAACACTGATCGCATTTCTAATGTTTTCATTCTTACACCAGATAAAGTCGAAGTCGATCGCGATTTGATAGATGATACTGCAAAAACTAGAAATGATGTTAACTTTATAATTTGGGCCGACAAAGGTATTGAAAGTACTAATGGCGGCTTTGATATTAGTGGTAGTTCTGATACCGAACGTAATTTTTCGATAATTGTTGCTGATGGAGATGCTAATTTTGATCGTTGGCAATATACTGGATCTGAAACTCGTGCTGGACTTACTTATGAAAAAATTGTTAATTATTGCAATTCAACAGACATTCCAGAATTCTATCGCAATATTTATTGTGAACTCAAAGATCAGATTGAAAACGGCGACGGAAAAAAGATAAAAATTATTTCATGGCGTGTGGAGTAG